Proteins from a single region of Oryza brachyantha chromosome 6, ObraRS2, whole genome shotgun sequence:
- the LOC102720711 gene encoding WAT1-related protein At5g47470, with protein sequence MEAAVMVGGLLVAQCILAGYVVFVHHVLALGANPLAIILIAAVASSLFFLPFALALERKKWPSKISRTLLAQLLLIALGGTTLFQELMLLGIKKTTPAIASAMPNLSPGLIFVVAACFRLEKFDKACKYTRAKILGTLVCLVGAMAMSFLQSPISSSSPQLTAISEPEPAAADGTYYDWILGCSYLLLAVVVLSLYTVLQAATLASFPAPLTMCSVTSMMGAVFTAILQLTVEGKIDVGSPRIDLAIISVIVLMGGGVVGGCVVFQTWCIGKRGPLLVSIFGPVQTVCSALLFGQIVSFGSLAGMALMFCGLYVVLWAKSNEEGRLDGGDVEKPLLS encoded by the exons atggaggcggcggtgatggtgGGCGGCCTGCTGGTGGCGCAGTGCATCCTCGCCGGATACGTGGTGTTCGTCCACCACGTCCTCGCCCTCGGAGCCAACCCGCTCGCCATCAtcctcatcgccgccgtcgcctcctctctcttcttcctccccttcgccctcgccctcgagAG GAAGAAATGGCCTTCCAAGATTTCTCGCACTCTCTTGGCGCAGTTGCTGCTCATAGCTCTTGGAGG AACAACACTGTTTCAAGAACTGATGCTTCTGGGAATAAAGAAGACAACACCAGCCATCGCTTCAGCCATGCCAAACTTGAGCCCCGGGCTCATCTTCGTCGTTGCAGCTTGTTTCAG GTTGGAGAAGTTTGACAAGGCATGCAAGTACACAAGAGCCAAGATATTGGGGACATTGGTGTGCTTAGTGGGAGCAATGGCCATGAGCTTCCTGCAGAGCCCCATTTCTTCCTCATCTCCACAACTCACAGCTATCTCTGAACCTGAACCAGCAGCTGCTGATGGCACTTACTACGACTGGATCCTGGGCTGCTCCTACCTTCTCCTGGCTGTAGTCGTTCTCTCGCTCTACACGGTGCTCCAg GCTGCGACATTGGCGAGCTTCCCTGCACCATTGACGATGTGCAGCGTAACATCCATGATGGGCGCCGTCTTCACCGCGATCCTGCAGCTCACCGTGGAGGGCAAGATCGACGTCGGCTCGCCGAGGATCGATCTCGCCATCATCTCAGTCATCGTCCTGATG GGAGGAGGGGTGGTTGGGGGATGCGTGGTGTTCCAGACATGGTGCATCGGCAAGAGAGGGCCTCTCCTCGTCTCCATCTTTGGCCCCGTGCAGACTGTCTGCTCTGCTCTCCTCTTCGGCCAAATCGTCAGCTTCGGAAg CTTGGCAGGGATGGCGCTCATGTTCTGTGGGCTCTACGTAGTCTTGTGGGCGAAGAGCAATGAAGAAGGCCGTTTGGATGGTGGCGATGTTGAGAAGCCTCTCTTATCCTAA
- the LOC102714103 gene encoding protein transport protein SEC16B homolog produces MAMASDSDDADADFFDKLVDDDDAHTAAPSSQPEPDVAPPPPEAHAGPPPHHPPNAPAPQLRLPEAELEVALPPKVEGGSAKGVHTAVKQVQWTAFANTTGDDPFGEFMPAATEDAFFGGNTDQATQPSVVATIGSMEHSFSSGVGNVANSHSGWAATATEFTDHNTNLHADSTSAAAVDSTPTDPKYLESLYPGWKYDEATQQWYQVDTYTAQSNADNLGTFGVDSVQQQQQQFGISYLQNSSQAGLETIAEEGSTSWGLNESNTGATEYPSNMVFYAEYPGWYFDTTTQQWHSLESYQQVGVQTTTTAAALGGLVQTSDSYADDYSHQGQPQHVSLGYNNLAGSFYGSNQHADNQVGQQANVEPLESSNNHYTNINTYAHSTSQYTGSDDLQASHKGFGSSTSHQSSYKGFEPYTSHQCTSTGYHSGYKGSESSTVQPAIHQGFKPSTNSQNYKGFEPYSGHQSGYKGYEYSTDQIGQKEFGPSTDNQASHAAYGQVPSPYSSFNSVAKPQGSVPTSNMTHAQTHADSDGFMHFPNNYSSTGNSINFAQQQFISSNSSLEQFGHSPHEQRSSAGRPPHALVTFGFGGKLVVVRETSSMSTNFDSGNQGNSSGVVSILDVSEIISAKVVHPSIPNGSALGYFHALCRQPIPGPLVGGSAAAKDVNKWLDEIITGYDSSIREFQGGDDQKLLISLLKILCQHYGKLRSPFGSDPSQEGIDGPEMAVTKLFSSCKSSDAHKGEYGAIIHCMKNIPSDYQIQATAKEVQSLLVSGRRKEALQCAQEGQLWGPALILALQLGDKFYVDTVKKMAYHHFVSGSPLRTLCLLIAGQPADVFNVENPVDSNYGKLHIPQQSVESVNPRGMLDDWQENLAIITANRTKGDDLVITHLGDCLWKEKNEVAAAHSCYLAAELNIEPYSENSRICLIGADHLRCPRTFASPEAIQRTEVYEYAKVLGNSQYILLPFQPYKLIYAYMLVEVGKVSDSLRYCQACLKVLKASGRAPELEAWKQLFSSLEERIRTHQQGGYGTNLAPAKLVGKIFTSLDKSLSRMMGTQPSSLPPMPQGSSTERDSYSVPAATNFVNSQPAMAMSPLMSSVSEQSMSEMSGNSGPGKKVTHNRSVSEPDFGRNSNQGAASGNAQSSSSSGSSRFGWLLQKTMGLVSRSHHQAKLGEQNKFYYDEKLKRWVEEGADIPAEEPPLPPPPTKASFQNSVPDQNMNGPGNISYTANGISEARPLNPSEPSLGMPPMPPSQNQFSARGRMGVRSRYVDTFNKGGANAAGPSYSKPATPSMNPLSGATFFVPSPATVGSEQIPDPTVNVQQDQSSSLAVMRESSASPPPSVPSVPVQSSIQRYPSMDNIMTPSGSGNGSSFSRSRAASWSGAYSEQLSSNAVSRSPDGQRTMMQSPLIPGQKHSHSRSSSNSSLQLNNNNGLGEDLHEVEL; encoded by the exons ATGGCCATGGCCTCCGAttccgacgacgccgacgccgattTCTTCGACAAGCTCGTCGATGATGACGACGCTCATACTGCCGCCCCTTCTTCTCAACCGGAACCCGACGTCGCGCCCCCTCCCCCTGAGGCTCACGCCGGACCGCCGCCCCATCATCCTCCGAATGCTCCCGCCCCTCAACTCCGTCTCCCTGAGGCTGAGCTGGAGGTTGCGCTGCCACCCAAGGTAGAGGGCGGCTCCGCCAAGGGTGTCCACACTGCCGTCAAGCAGGTTCAGTGGACCGCCTTCGCCAACACCACCGGGGATGATCCTTTTGGGGAATTCATGCCTGCTGCCACCGAAGATGCGTTTTTTGGAGGTAATACTGATCAGGCCACGCAGCCTTCGGTTGTAGCTACCATTGGATCCATGGAGCACAGCTTCTCCAGTGGAGTGGGTAACGTCGCCAATTCACACTCCGGATGGGCCGCTACTGCCACCGAGTTTACGGATCACAACACCAACCTACACGCAGATTCCACCTCTGCCGCTGCTGTAGATTCCACGCCCACCGATCCCAAGTATTTAGAGAGCCTCTACCCTGGCTGGAAGTACGATGAAGCAACGCAACAGTGGTATCAGGTCGATACTTACACCGCACAGAGTAATGCTGACAATCTTGGCACTTTTGGCGTTGATAGtgttcagcagcagcagcagcagtttgGCATTTCTTACTTGCAGAACTCTTCACAGGCAGGCTTGGAGACCATCGCAGAGGAGGGAAGCACCAGCTGGGGCCTGAATGAGAGCAATACAGGAGCTACCGAATATCCATCAAATATGGTGTTCTACGCTGAATACCCAGGATGGTACTTTGATACCACTACTCAGCAGTGGCACTCGCTGGAGTCATATCAGCAAGTTGGCGTGCAGACTACAACTACTGCAGCAGCTTTAGGTGGATTAGTACAAACCAGTGATTCTTATGCAGATGATTATAGCCATCAGGGACAACCGCAGCATGTTTCATTGGGTTATAACAACTTGGCAGGCAGCTTTTATGGTTCCAACCAGCATGCTGATAATCAGGTTGGGCAGCAGGCTAATGTTGAGCCACTGGAATCTTCTAATAATCATTATACCAATATCAACACATATGCGCATTCTACAAGTCAATATACTGGTAGTGATGACCTCCAAGCAAGTCACAAGGGATTCGGATCTTCCACTAGTCATCAGAGTTCTTACAAGGGTTTTGAACCATATACAAGTCATCAATGTACTTCCACCGGTTATCATAGTGGGTACAAGGGCTCTGAGTCTTCCACAGTCCAACCGGCTATTCACCAAGGGTTTAAACCATCTACAAACAGCCAGAATTATAAGGGGTTTGAGCCTTATTCGGGTCATCAGTCGGGTTACAAGGGATATGAATATTCTACAGACCAGATTGGCCAAAAGGAATTTGGACCTTCTACAGATAATCAAGCTAGCCATGCGGCATACGGACAGGTACCAAGCCCTTACAGCAGTTTCAACAGTGTTGCTAAGCCACAAGGCTCTGTTCCAACATCAAACATGACCCATGCACAAACACATGCTGATTCTGATGGATTCATGCATTTTCCAAACAACTACTCGAGCACTGGGAACTCCATAAATTTTGCTCAGCAGCAGTTCATCAGTTCCAATTCCTCACTTGAACAATTTGGTCACTCCCCTCATGAGCAGAGGTCATCAGCTGGACGCCCGCCACATGCTTTGGTCACATTTGGATTTGGGGGGAAGCTTGTAGTTGTGAGAGAGACTAGCTCAATGTCCACAAACTTCGATAGTGGAAATCAG GGAAATTCATCTGGCGTGGTGTCAATTCTTGATGTGTCCGAGATCATTTCTGCTAAAGTTGTTCATCCTAGCATCCCTAATGGCAGTGCACTTGGTTACTTCCATGCGCTATGCCGTCAACCTATTCCTGGTCCACTTGTTGGTGGAAGTGCTGCAGCGAAGGATGTCAACAAGTGGCTTGATGAGATTATCACAGGCTATGATTCCTCTATCAGGGAGTTCCAGGGAGGGGATGATCAGAAGTTGCTTATTTCATTGCTTAAAATATTGTGCCAACACTATGGAAAGCTCCGTTCACCCTTTGGGTCTGATCCATCGCAGGAG GGTATAGATGGCCCAGAGATGGCCGTGACAAAACTTTTCTCATCTTGTAAGAGCAGTGATGCTCATAAGGGAGAGTACGGAGCCATTATTcattgcatgaaaaatattccCTCAGATTACCAGATTCAG GCTACTGCTAAGGAGGTTCAAAGTCTCCTGGTTTCTGGTAGAAGGAAAGAGGCTCTTCAGTGTGCACAGGAAGGTCAGCTTTGGGGACCCGCATTAATCCTTGCTTTACAACTTGGTGATAAG TTTTATGTGGATACTGTGAAGAAAATGGCTTACCACCATTTTGTATCTGGATCACCTTTAAGGACGTTGTGCCTTCTTATTGCTGGACAACCTGCAGATGTTTTCAATGTTGAAAACCCTGTCGACAGCAACTATGGTAAATTGCATATACCCCAACAGTCGGTAGAG TCTGTGAATCCTAGGGGCATGTTGGATGATTGGCAAGAGAATTTGGCTATTATAACTGCGAACAGGACAAAAGGTGACGATCTTGTAATTACCCACCTTGGCGATTGCCTctggaaagagaaaaatgag GTTGCAGCTGCTCATTCATGCTATTTAGCTGCAGAACTAAATATTGAGCCGTATTCAGAAAATTCAAGAATTTGTCTAATTGGTGCAGACCATTTGAGATGTCCTCGTACATTTGCCAGCCCTGAAGCTATCCAG AGAACAGAGGTGTATGAATATGCAAAAGTTCTTGGTAATTCTCAGTACATCCTCTTGCCATTTCAACCATACAAGcttatatatgcatacatgCTTGTGGAGGTTGGGAAGGTTTCTGATTCACTAAG GTATTGTCAAGCATGCTTGAAGGTGCTGAAAGCATCTGGCCGTGCACCTGAATTAGAGGCATGGAAGCAGTTGTTTTCATCCCTAGAGGAGCGGATACGCACTCACCAGCAG GGTGGATATGGCACAAATCTAGCCCCTGCAAAGCTTGTTGGAAAGATTTTCACATCACTTGATAAATCTTTGTCCCGCATGATGGGTACGCAGCCTTCATCATTGCCACCAATGCCACAGGGCTCCTCAACAGAAAGAGATTCCTATTCAGTTCCTGCAGCTACAAATTTTGTGAATAGTCAGCCAGCGATGGCTATGTCTCCTTTGATGTCTTCTGTTTCGGAGCAATCTATGAGTGAAATGTCAGGAAATAGTGGCCCTGGCAAGAAAGTCACACATAACAGAAGTGTCTCTGAACCAGACTTTGGCAGAAACTCCAACCAG GGTGCAGCATCAGGTAATGCACAAAGCTCATCAAGTTCAGGCAGTTCACGTTTCGGATGGTTGCTGCAGAAGACAATGGGGCTTGTTTCAAGATCTCATCACCAG GCGAAGCTGGGGGAACAAAACAAGTTCTACTATGACGAGAAGCTGAAGCGGTGGGTGGAAGAAGGTGCTGACATACCTGCTGAGGAGCCTCCCCTACCCCCACCTCCAACAAAAGCCTCATTCCAGAACAGTGTTCCAGATCAGAATATGAATGGCCCAGGCAATATAAGTTATACTGCTAATGGGATTTCAGAAGCAAGGCCTTTGAATCCTTCGGAGCCTAGTTTGGGGATGCCACCGATGCCACCTAGCCAGAACCAATTCTCAGCACGTGGACGGATGGGTGTCAGATCAAG ATACGTTGACACATTTAACAAGGGTGGTGCAAATGCTGCTGGACCATCATATAGTAAACCAGCCACTCCATCCATGAATCCACTTTCTGGTGCTACATTCTTTGTGCCAAGTCCAGCTACTGTCGGGTCAGAGCAGATCCCTGACCCAACAGTCAACGTCCAGCAGGATCAATCGTCTTCCTTGGCAGTTATGAGGGAATCCTCGGCCTCGCCACCACCATCAGTACCATCAGTGCCAGTGCAATCAAGCATTCAGCGGTATCCGAGCATGGACAACATCATGACCCCATCCGGCAGTGGGAATGGCAGCTCGTTCTCAAGGTCACGAGCAGCATCATGGAGTGGAGCATATTCAGAGCAGCTGAGCAGTAATGCTGTTTCGAGATCGCCGGATGGACAACGGACCATGATGCAGTCTCCTTTGATACCTGGACAGAAGCATTCTCACAGCCGTTCCAGTAGCAACTCATCCCTACAactcaataataataatggcTTGGGCGAGGATCTTCACGAGGTAGAGCTCTGA
- the LOC102720992 gene encoding protein REVEILLE 6-like: protein MSSAPPPLDESSGPAGQPPEDDGGRRVRKPYTITKSRESWTEPEHDKFLEALQLFDRDWKKIEAYVGSKTVIQIRSHAQKYFLKVQKNGTGEHLPPPRPKRKAAHPYPHKASKKAPHVVLPQQASLIMEQGCLIPMDASPVVRKFCANDVFPSWDSGLAQSFSPRHTQGVANNCSSSIESQSGTWPTSEAIEQEIGLPKLRALPDFAQVYNFLGSVFDPETSGHLQRLREMNPIDVETVLLLMKNLSINLASPHFEAHRKVLASHGSSGDQVKHETLGDLGSTHKLHLPFMVTSK from the exons ATGAGCAGCGCGCCGCCCCCTCTCGATGAGTCCTCGGGCCCCGCCGGGCAGCCGCCGGAGGACGACGGGGGGAGGAGGGTCAGGAAGCCCTACACCATCACCAAGTCGCGGGAGAGTTGGACCGAGCCCGAGCACGACAAGTTCCTCGAGGCGCTGCAGCT GTTCGATCGTGATTGGAAAAAGATCGAAGCATATGTTGGCTCCAAGACAGTAATACAG ATCAGAAGCCATGCGCAGAAGTACTTTTTGAAGGTTCAAAAGAACGGGACAGGCGAACATTTACCCCCACCTCGGCCAAAGCGGAAGGCGGCACATCCATACCCACATAAGGCCTCGAAAAAGG CCCCTCATGTTGTCTTACCACAACAAGCTTCTCTTATAATGGAGCAAGGTTGTCTTATACCTATGGACGCATCTCCTGTTGTTAGAAAGTTTTGTGCTAATGATGTGTTTCCTTCCTGGGACAGTGGTCTTGCCCAAAGTTTCAGTCCAAGACATACACAGG GCGTGGCAAATAATTGTTCTAGTAGCATAGAGAGCCAATCTGGAACTTGGCCAACTTCTGAGGCAATTGAGCAAGAGATTGGACTTCCAAAACTGCGTG CCTTGCCAGACTTTGCTCAAGTATACAACTTCCTGGGAAGTGTATTTGATCCAGAGACAAGTGGGCATCTGCAGAGGTTGAGAGAGATGAACCCCATTGATGTTGAAACA GTGCTGTTGCTGATGAAAAATTTGTCAATAAACCTGGCAAGCCCACACTTTGAAGCACAT AGGAAGGTACTCGCATCACATGGCTCTAGTGGTGACCAAGTGAAGCATGAGACTTTAGGAGATCTGGGATCAACTCACAAACTTCATCTACCCTTCAT GGTAACAAGCAAATGA
- the LOC102721280 gene encoding uncharacterized protein LOC102721280, giving the protein MSSEPPEPADPKRKMRITYSMEFLLSVGDSENCKKLPEGFDASLLSDLQEMSAGVLEKNKGYYATSLGRSDGSGGYPYSSRGGSSGGRWETRSSGSSDRDGDLPDRDSLMQDRRNGNQYRRNWQNTEHDGLLGSGVLPRPPGYGGQLAPKDRGNTYQPNRTSERYQPPRPKAAPFSRKDIDAMNDETFGSSECSNEDRAEEERKRRASFEMMRKEQHKTLQEKKSGPDIEKENSGRDIISLLQSGPERTGATSKSEKQDVSAYQEETTKPSSMLAASTARPLVPPGFSNAFVEKKVHPQSSSISIEPKVPDATSEDNILATAQFGGLAEGNQSATEITASKNKEKDISNNIASVGQKNTLPSGGVAYSTEFASSILKGSGDWEGDAMDKYSIENVGKSKNIDSVRKDHSVSILEQFFGNALSKGGSDLPSCIENQQTKTDDGMIASSLPESSKFACWFHDEDLKPAEDLSSNGLLSMIVKNEKPGQESVAHGPPLSDGAVQNLVPKSPTHKLEVASTLLPFTPAPAVGMLEQHNHVDIPEPVPVMMTCEDLEQAMLAQVSSSSSSTQKNTVQEHQLVLDEPTATQKVAVDNHASQHLLSLLQKSTDNKGSSSLGFHVGPADRPHSSNITANGGVSGTAPNKAETAPTSAANVTLEALFGAAFMNELQSKDAPVSIRGSATGGPNYEFAGTAKTSVASSHEGYYPAENSALSGPSQGAASLDQKGLEIQLPEEDNLFTLNDSLDGQKPDILSSVRSSRVDGLLPEKADDDLKYRLQSLVPGDSEHVQVLGPDALGSHSHERHYQVESQNLYHLLQGRPPALAPRPMIDHIGNRNQQAPFDMTHTIQHDPHRSFSSNMNHMQQALHGPRVPHVDPAAHHLMLQHISTPRNFPPEGLQRGVPPSQPVHHMPGYRPEMTNVNNFRMHPRQPNYGDFGLMMAGPSGPEVRGSHPDAFERLIQMELTARSKQIHPAMAGPVPGGMYGPELDMNLRYR; this is encoded by the exons ATGAGCTCCGAGCCCCCAGAGCCAGCAGACCCCAA GCGCAAGATGAGGATCACTTACTCCATGGAGTTTTTGCTCTCCGTCGGGGACTCCGAGAACTGCAAGAAGCTGCCCGAGGGCTTTGATGCTTCACTTCTCAG TGATCTGCAGGAGATGTCTGCTGGCGTGCTTGAGAAGAACAAGGGCTACTACGCTACATCCCTGGGGAGGTCAGATGGCTCAGGGGGCTATCCCTATTCTTCTCGTGGCGGGAGCTCAGGGGGAAGGTGGGAAACGCGCTCGTCTGGATCAAGTGACCGGGACGGGGATTTGCCTGACCGCGACTCATTAATGCAGG ATAGGCGTAACGGGAACCAATACAGGCGCAATTGGCAGAATACAGAGCATGATGGCCTGCTAGGAAGTGGTGTTCTCCCGAGACCACCTGGATACGGAGGGCAATTGGCACCCAAGGATCGTGGGAATACATACCAGCCAAACAGGACATCTGAACGCTACCAACCACCTCGTCCCAAG GCTGCACCTTTTTCACGGAAAGATATTGACGCAATGAATGATGAAACATTTGGGTCTTCTGAATGTTCAAATGAGGATAGAGCAGAGGAAGAAAGGAAGCGAAGGG CATCGTTTGAAATGATGAGGAAAGAGCAACATAAAACGCTGCAAGAAAAGAAGAGTGGCCCTGACATTGAGAAAGAAAATTCTGGCCGTGATATCATTTCGTTATTACAGAGTGGCCCTGAAAGGACAGGAGCCACAAGTAAAAGTGAGAAACAAGATGTATCTGCTTATCAAGAAGAGACCACTAAACCATCTTCAATGCTAGCAGCTTCCACTGCCAGACCACTTGTGCCACCTGGTTTTTCAAATGCCTTTGTGGAGAAAAAGGTTCATCCACAATCGTCCAGCATCTCAATTGAACCAAAG GTTCCTGATGCTACTAGTGAGGATAACATATTGGCTACAGCACAGTTTGGTGGCCTTGCAGAGGGAAACCAGTCAGCAACAGAGATCACTGCAAGCAAAAATAAAGAGAAGGACATTTCTAATAACATTGCTAGTGTAGGTCAAAAGAACACACTTCCATCTGGTGGTGTTGCATATTCAACTGAATTTGCTTCTAGCATTCTGAAAGGGAGTGGAGATTGGGAAGGTGATGCAATGGATAAGTATTCTATTGAAAACGTAGGCAAGTCCAAAAATATTGATTCTGTTAGGAAGGACCATTCAGTCTCAATCTTGGAACAGTTCTTTGGCAATGCATTGTCAAAAGGTGGCAGCGATTTACCATCATGTATTGAG AATCAGCAGACGAAAACTGATGACGGTATGATTGCTTCCTCCTTACCTGAATCATCCAAATTTGCTTGCTGGTTTCATGATGAAG acTTGAAACCTGCAGAAGACTTATCGTCAAATGGCCTGCTATCCATGATtgtcaaaaatgaaaaaccaGGTCAAGAAAGTGTAGCTCATGGTCCTCCTTTATCTGATGGCGCTGTTCAGAATTTGGTACCAAAATCACCCACTCATAAACTTGAGGTTGCATCGACACTCCTCCCATTTACACCTGCACCTGCTGTGGGAATGCTGGAACAGCACAATCATGTTGATATTCCAGAGCCTGTTCCAGTTATGATGACATGTGAGGATCTTGAACAAGCAATGCTGGCTCAGGTTTCTAGCAGTAGCAGCTCCACTCAGAAGAATACTGTACAGGAGCATCAACTTGTTTTGGATGAGCCAACTGCCACACAGAAAGTAGCTGTAGACAATCATGCATCACAACATCTTCTTTCATTATTGCAAAAGAGCACAGATAACAAGGGATCATCTTCTTTGGGTTTCCACGTAGGACCAGCTGATAGACCACATAGTTCTAATATTACAGCCAATGGTGGAGTATCTGGAACAGCTCCAAATAAAGCTGAAACTGCACCCACTTCAGCGGCAAACGTAACATTGGAAGCATTGTTTGGGGCTGCATTTATGAATGAGCTCCAATCCAAGGATGCGCCTGTTTCTATCCGAGGATCTGCAACTGGTGGCCCTAACTATGAGTTTGCAGGTACAGCAAAAACTTCAGTGGCATCAAGTCATGAAGGATATTACCCTGCCGAGAATTCAGCATTATCTGGCCCAAGTCAGGGCGCTGCTAGCTTAGATCAGAAAGGCTTGGAAATTCAGTTGCCTGAAGAAGATAATTTGTTTACATTGAATGACTCTTTGGATGGCCAAAAGCCTGATATCTTGTCATCAGTGAGATCCAGTAGGGTTGATGGGCTATTACCAGAAAAGGCAGATGATGATCTTAAATATAGGCTTCAAAGTCTTGTGCCTGGTGATTCAGAACATGTTCAAGTACTTGGTCCTGATGCGCTGGGATCCCATTCTCATGAACGGCATTATCAGGTTGAATCTCAGAATCTTTATCATCTTCTACAAGGTAGACCACCTGCACTGGCTCCTCGTCCTATGATCGATCACATTGGTAATAGAAATCAGCAGGCCCCATTTGACATGACACATACGATACAGCATGATCCCCACCGTTCCTTTTCATCTAATATGAATCATATGCAACAAGCTCTTCATGGTCCTCGAGTTCCTCATGTAGACCCAGCTGCTCATCATCTTATGCTGCAGCACATCTCCACACCTCGAAATTTTCCACCAGAAGGCCTGCAAAGAGGTGTTCCGCCATCTCAGCCTGTGCATCACATGCCTGGCTATAGGCCTGAGATGACCAATGTAAATAACTTCCGTATGCACCCTCGCCAGCCGAACTATGGAGACTTTGGATTGATGATGGCAG GTCCATCAGGTCCAGAAGTGAGAGGTAGTCACCCAGATGCCTTTGAAAGGTTGATCCAGATGGAGCTTACAGCCAGATCCAAGCAGATTCACCCAGCAATGGCTGGCCCTGTACCTGGCGGCATGTATGGGCCCGAGCTTGACATGAACTTGAGATACAGATAG